The Kocuria flava nucleotide sequence CCCTGCCCGCCCCCGCCCTGCCGTCCTCCCCCCTGGCCGCCGCCGTCGACCCGCTGTGGGAGTTCTGGCTCGACAAGCCCCTGCGGATCCTCGTGGTCCTGCTCGGGGCGGTCCTGCTCAGCGCGGTGGTGCGCCTGCTGATCCGCCGGGTCACCGGCGGGATCGCCCGGGGCACCCGCTCCCGGATCGTGCGCCGGCTCGAGAGCGGCAGGCCGCGCTGGGTCGAGGACGCCGGGCTCGCCGGGGCCCGGCAGGCCCAGCGCGCCCGCACCATCGGCTCCGTGCTCTCCTCGGTGTCCACCGTGGTGATCTGGGCCGTGGCCCTGCTCATGGTCGTCTCCGAGCTCGACTACGACATCGGGCCCGTGCTCGCCTCGGCCGGCATCGCCGGCGTGGCGCTGAGCTTCGGGGCACAGTCCCTCGTGAAGGACTACCTGTCGGGGATCTTCATGGTGGCGGAGGACCAGCTGGGCATCGGCGACGTCGTCGACCTCGGGGAGGCCACCGGCACGGTGGAGTCCGTGGGCCTGCGCGTGACCCAGGTCCGCGGGGTGGACGGCACGCTGTGGCACGTGCGCAACGGTGAGATCCTGCGCGTGGGCAACCAGTCCCAGGGCTGGGCCCGCTGCGTGCTCGACCTGCCCGTGCCCTACGACACCGACGTGGAGCTGCTGAGCGAGCTGATCGTGCACGAGGCGGCGCTGCTGCGCGACGACCCGAAGGTCGGCGAGTACGTCACCGAGGACCCCGAGGTGTGGGGCGTGGAGGCCGTGACCGGTGAGTCCCTGACGGTGCGCGTGGCCGTGCGCACCGTGCCGCTCAAGCAGTGGGACGTCGCCCGCGCCCTGCGCCTGCGGCTGAAGAAGATGCTCGACCGCGAGGGCCTGCACATCCCCCTGGTCAACCAGACCGTGCTGCGCCAGGACGGGGCCGGCCCGGCCGGTCCGCCCGAGACGGGGCAGTTGCGCCCGGTGCGCCGGGACGGCGGTGTGCCAGGATCGGGCGCATGAGCATCGTGAAGATCAACGCCATCACCGTCCCCGCCGACTCCGGCGACGAGCTGGGCAGGCGCTTCGCCGCCCGCGGCGACTCGATGGCCGGGGTGCCCGGCTTCGAGGGCTTCGAGCTGCTGCGCCCCTCCGACGGCCGCACCCAGTGGCTCGTGCTGACCCGCTGGGCCGACGAGGAGTCCTTCGCCGCGTGGACCTCCTCGCAGCACTTCGCCCGCTCCCACGGGGGCGGGTCCGCGGAGGAGGACGGCGGGCGTCCGCGGCCGGTGGGCACCGCCTCGGAGCTGTGGTCCTACACGGTGGCCCTGAGCCGCTAGCCGCCCGGGCTCAGCGCCGGCCCGAGCCGCGGCCCTGACCGCTCCGCCGGCCCCGGCCGCCTCCCGGCCGCGGGCCGCGGGCGCTCGCGCGTCCCGCGCCCCGGCCGTCCTTGGCGCCTCCGCTCCTCCCCCTGGCCGACGACGACGCCGCCCGCCCCCGCTCCGCGCCGCTGTCGCGGGCGGGGTCGGTGCGGGCGCCGCGGGAGCTGTTGCGCCCGCGGCCGCGGACCACGCCCACGAAGTCCTGCACGAGCTCCTCGCGCTCGTCGGGGAGGTCCTGGGGCCAGACCAGCGCCACGGTCACCGTCGCCGCGTCCGGGACGACGCGGTGCTCCAGGTCCTTGCGGTGGTGCAGGCGGGCCACCGACATCGGGACGACGACCAGCCCGAGCCCGGCCGCGACGAGCTCGATGGCGTCCCGGACCCGCTCGACCGCGGGCAGGGGCGGGTCTGCGGCCCCTGGCGGGCGCAGCCGCTGGCGCTCGGGCAGCGACGCGGGGTCCTGCAGCAGCACCTCGCCGACCAGCTCGGCGACGGGCACCTCGTCGAGCAGGGTCAGCTCGTGCTCGCGCGGCAGCACGACGACCTGCTGCTCGGCGTAGAGCTCCACGGCGCGGTGCTCGCGGCGCAGCGCGGCGAGGTCGTCGACGCCCGGGCGCGGGTGGGCCGGCAGCCGGACGAAGCAGGCGTGGGCGCGGCCGGAGGCCAGCTCCGCCGCCCAGTCCTCGGTCTCCAGCGGGAGCTCCTCGAGGGTCCGCCCGGGGTTGCGGTCGCGCCAGCGGAAGAACCACTTGCCGGGCATCACCCCCGGCACGAAGGCGACCGCGAGGTCCGCGGGCGCCGGGGCGCCGCTCGCACCGTCCTCGCCGGCGGAGGCACCCGGTACCGCGGTCCGCACGCCGTCGCCCGCTGCCGCAGCGCCGCGGTCCGCTGTTCCCGTGCCGTCCTCGCCGGCGGAGCCACCCGGTACCGCGGTCCGCACGCCGTCGCCCGCTGCCGCAGCGCCGCGGTCCGCTGTTCCCGTGCCGTCCTCGCCGGCGGAGCCACCCGGTACCGCGGTCCGCACGCCGTCGCCTGCACCCGGAGCACCGGTGGCAGCAGTTCCTGCGCCGCCGTCCACGGCCGGAGCGTCCGGGTCCGCCGGATGTGCGGCATCACCGTCCCCGGTTCGGGTACCGCCGGCGGGGGCGTTCTCGGGCGGGGTGTCCCCGGTGGGGGTCTCGTCGGCGGGCCGTCCCGGCCCGGGCGCTGCGGTCATGGCCGCCAATCTACCGACTGCCCGGCCACCGCGCGGTCCGCGGGTGCCCGGGCCTGCGCCACCCACACCGCTGGGTCCCCGCGGCGCGCCCGGGACCCAGGATGCGAAAAAGCGGGCGGATGTATAAGATGAACGACGTTGCTTCCGGGGCTATAGCTCAGTTGGTAGAGCGTTTCGTTCGCAATGAAAAGGTCAGGGGTTCGATTCCCCTTAGCTCCACGCACAGCACGACGGCCCCCGTCCGGCACCTCGCCGGGCGGGGGCCGTCGTCCGTCCTGGGGCGTTCCGGCGGAGCACCGGCCCGGGTCCGGGACGGCTCCGGCCTCAGCCGAGGTCCTCCTCCAGCTGGGCCAGCAGCACCTCGAGCAGCTCCCGGCCGCCGTCGGCCCCGGTGCGCAGGCGGACCAGCTCGGCGCCGTGCAGCAGCCCGACCGCGTAGCGGTCCTGCCGTGCCGTGCGCAGCGAGCGGGCGGTGCGGGCCAGCCACTGCTCGAGGACCACGGCGTCCATGATCCGCCCCAGTGCGTCCTGGTACTCGTGGGCGTCCGCGGCGGCGCGGCGGACGGCCTTGTGCGGCCGGACCCCGGCGTCGCGCAGGGCGGCCTCGACGTAGCGGACGCGCTTGACCGCCTTGCGCACCGAGTGCAGGTGTCCCAGGTGCCACCGCAGCTCCGCGTCCGCGCCGGCGTCCGTGCCCACGGCCGGACCGGCGCCGGTGGACCGACCGGAGTCCTGTCCCGCGGACGGCGCCCCGGCGGCCTCTCCCGCGTCGGGGCCCGCGCCCTGCCCCGCCGCCCCGGCGGCCTCCTCCTCGAGCGCCCGCCGGGCGATCCGCTCGACCCGGTGCAGCGAGCGCTCCAGCATCCGGTCGGCGGCGACCCGCGCCGGCAGCGCCCGCGCCTCGTCCGTGACGGGCGGGGCGGCCGCGAACGCCTGGACGTCGGCCAGCAGCTGCAGGTGCTCCCGGCCGCCGAGCCGGCGGCGGACCCCCGCGGTCGCCTTCTCCGCCTGCTCCTGCGCGGTGCGCCGCAGGGACGCGACTCCTGCGGCGGGGACGCCTCCACTGAGCTCCGCCGCCCGGGCGGGCAGCAGCTCCGCCGTCACCTCGGCGTCCCGGGCCGCCGAGAGGGCGCGGGCCAGCTCGCGCAGCCGCAGGGCGAGCTCGTCCCCGGCCGTGCCCTCCAGCAGCGGCGTCGCCGCCCGCAGGAGGCTGCGCAGGTACCGGGACCCGATCCGCATCTGGTGCACGGCGTCGGGCACGTCCAGACGGGCCTTGAAGTCCCAGAGCACGAGGCGCTCGGCCAGCTCGCCCAGGAGCGTGCGCAGCAGCTCCTCCCCCGTCCCGGGACCCGCCCCGTTCGCCCGGGCGGTCCCGGCGAACGCCGCCCCGGTCCTGTCGCGCTCCGCGCCGGGCTTCTCCTTCCCCCCGGCCTGCTTGCTGCTGTCCTCCGTGCCGCTGTCCTTGCCGTCCTCCGTCGTGCCGTTGCTCTCCGGACGGCCGCTCCTCTTGCTCCCGCCCCTGCTCTTCTCGCTCTTCTTGCCCTTGCCCTTGCCCTTGCCCTTGCCCTTTGTGTTCTTGTCCTTCGTGCCCTTGTCCTTCGTGCCGCCGCCCGGCTGCGGCCGGTCGCCCCCGTCGGCGGCGACCGCGGCGACGGCAGCACCGTCGTCGTCGCCCGCCGTCCCGTCCTCCGGGTCCTCGGCCCCGAGGGCGCGGGCGATCTTCGCCCGGGAGGCCGAGGGCCTCCCGCCCGCGGCGCGCAGCACCGTCTCCACCGCGGCGAAGACCTCCTCCTGCCGCTGCTCGGGGAGGGTGCCGTCCAGCAGCTCGACCTCCCACTCCGCCCAGGTCCGCACGGTGCCGGTGCGCTCGTCGACGGCCTCGACGTCGTCCGCGGCGACCTCCGCGAGGTCGGTCCCGTCGGGACCGCGCAGCACGAGGACGCGGCGCACGGTGCGCAGCGTCGCGATCGGGACCAGCGGGCGCCCGCCCGTCAGCCCGGCCAGCAGGCCGCGCACGGTCGCCGGCATCCGCTCCGGCGAGCGCAGGAGTGGCACCTGCAGCTCGTGGCGGCCCGAGGGTTCGTGGTGCTTGACGTGCCAGCCGTCGTCGGCGCCGCCGCGCCGGCGCCGCAGGGCGACCAGGCGGCGGCCCAGGACCATGTCCTCGGTGTCGTAGTAGACCGCCTCCATGCGGTGCTCGACCGGTTCCGCGGCGACGCCCAGTTCCTCGAGCAGGCCCCAGTCGACCCTGGTCCCGGCGCCCTCGGGCAGCTCGTACTTGCGCTCGATCTCGCGGTGGGTCGTTGCGGTCATGTCCTGCCTCCTGCGTCGCGGCCGGGAGGGCGGGCCGCCCGCCGGGTCTGCCGCGATGATACCGGGGGCGCCCGGACCCGAGGCACGGCCCGGGCGCCCGGTCCCGACGCACCGCACCTCCGATCCGCCGCACGGCCTCGATCCGCAGCACGGCCTCGACCCGCCGCTCTCCCACGACGCACCGCAGGGCCCGGACACGGCAACGCCCCCGCCCGGTGGGGGCGGGGGCGCTGCGGCCGGCGGTCTCCGGCGGGTGGTGCGGCTCAGGCCCGGCGGCGCCGGAGGACGTCGTCCAGGTCGAGGGTGCTCCGGCCGTCGTCCGCACCGGCCCGCGCGGCGTCCTTGAGGGTGGTCGAGCGGGCGGCCGGGCGCTCCGGGACCTGCAGGGGCTCGGGCTCGGGCCGGTGCACCACGGGCGCCTGCGCATAGGTGGGCCGGGGCACGGGCACGGGCTCCCACGTCCGCTGCTCGCCGTCGGCGGCGCGGGCCACCTTGAGCGCCTCGGCCCGCAGCTCCTCGACCGTGAAGGCGGGGCCGGCCACGGGCCGCTCGTGCTCGGCGGGCAGGTCGAGCTCCTGGTCCCGGCGCAGCCCCTGCGCCCGCTCCTCCTCGGCCACGGCGTGCTCGTGGTCGAACAGGGCGACGTCCTCGCGCGGCGCGTGGGGGTCCTCCGCCGCGGGAGCCGTCACCGCGGGACGGGGGCGGGCCCTGCGGGCGGCGGCGTGCTCGCGCACGGCGAGGCGGCGCAGCGCCACGACGCAGCCGGCGCCCAGCAGGAGCAGGAGCACCGGCCACGCCCAGCCCACGGCCGCCGAGAACGGTGCCATGACGGCGGTGACGGCGGCGGCGAGCAGGGCCGCGCACCCGGCCAGGAGGATGCCGACCCGGTCCCACTTCACGCGCAGGTGCCCGGGGCGGGCGGAGGCGGCGCCGCCGGGGCGCCGGGGGGAGGTGTCGTTGGTCGCCATGGTCGTCCTTCGTCGGAGGGACGCGGGGGCGCCCGGCCGGGCCGGGTCGTCCTGGGGCGGCGCGGTTCCCGCCGCGGGGAGCACGTCGACGGGCGCGGCGCCGTGACCGTCCGGGGGCTCCACCCGGCGGCGCTGCCACCGCGGCACGACCCAGTACAGGGACAGGGCGCACACCACCGCCAGCACGGCCGAGCTGCTCACCCAGATCATCGTTCGCGGTCCTGCCTCGTTCGTCCGCCCGCCGGGACGGGCGGGCGCTGTGCGGACACCGGCGGGACCCGCCGGCGCGTGCGGGGGCCGGGGCTCCCGTGAGCGACAGCCTACTACCGCGCCGGTCCGCGGGGACGGCACCTGTGGACGCGCGGCGCGCTCACCGCCACACGGCGGGCCGGTCCGAGCCGGTGAAGCGGCGGACGAGCCCCTCGGGCACCTCCGGGGCGGTGAGCGCGAAGCTGCGGTGGTCGGTCCAGCGGCCGCCGATGTGCAGGAAGTCCTTGCGCAGCCCCTCGTCCCGGAAGCCCAGCTTCTCCACGACGCGCAGGGACTTGGTGTTCTCCGGGCGGATGTTGATCTCCATCCGGTGCAGCCCCAGGCCCTGGAAGCAGTAGTCCGTGGCCATCGCGACGGCCATGGGCGCCACGCCGCGGCCCGCCTGCTCCTGGTCCACCCAGTAGCCCAGCGTCGCGGAGAGGAACGACCCCCACGAGATGCCGGAGACCGTGAGCTGTCCGATGAGGTCGAACCGGTCGGTGCCCGGGGCCCGCTCGGTGATCACGAACGGCAGCGCCGTCGCCTGCCGGGCCTGCTGGTCGAGGGTGCGCACGAACTGCGCGAAGCCCGGCGACCCGCCGCCCGGGACGGGGTTGGTCGCCTCCCACGGGTCCAGCCACTCGCGGTTGCGCGAGCGCACCGCGTCCCACTCCCGGCGGTCCCCCCGGCCCAGCGGGCGCAGCCGGAGGTCCCCCCAGGAGACGGTCACGGGCCAGCGGAACGCTTCTGCCACGACCGGCGCGTCCGTCAGCCGGCCGGCAGGGAGCGGGCGTACTCCTTGAGCCACTCGGACAGCTCCGGGCCGAGGTCGTCCCGCTCCGTCGCGAGGATGATGTTGGCCTTGAGGTAGCTGAGCTTGTCGCCGGTGTCGTAGCGGCGGCCCTTGAACACGACCCCGTAGACCCCGCCGCCCTCGCCCTCGCGGGTCGCCAGGGTCTGCAGCGCGTCGGTGAGCTGGATCTCCCCGCCGCGGCCCGGCGGGGTGTTCTCGAGGACCTCGAAGACGCCGGGGTGGAGGACGTAGCGGCCGATGATCGCGAGGTTGGACGGGGCCTCCTCCGGGGAGGGCTTCTCGACGAGGCCCTCGATCCGCACGTACTCCTCGCCCTCCACGGGCACGACCGCCGCGCAGCCGTAGGAGCTCACCTGGTCGCGGGGCACCTCCATGAGGGCGACGACGGAGCCGCCGGTGCGCTCCTGCACCGCGATCATCTCCCGCAGCAGGTCCTCGCGGGCGTCGATCAGGTCGTCGCCCAGCAGCACCGCGAAGGGCTCGTCGCCCACGTGGATCTTCGCGCGCAGCACCGCGTGGCCCAGGCCCTTGGGGTCGGCCTGGCGCAGGTAGTGGATCTCGCCGAGCTCGGAGGCGTGCTCGACCTCCTTGAGCAGCTTCTCCTTGCCCGACTCGGCGAGCTGGCGCTCCAGGACCGGGACGCGGTCGAAGTGGTCCTCGAGGGCGCGCTTGGAGCGGCCGGTGATCATCAGGACGTCGTCCAGCCCGGCGTCGACGGCCTCCTGCACGACGTACTGGATCGCCGGCCGGTCCACGACCGGGAGCATCTCCTTGGGCATGGCCTTCGTGGCGGGGAGGAACCGGGTGCCGAGGCCGGCGGCGGGGATCACGGCCTTCCGGACCGTGCGGGGGTTGGGATTTCCACTCATGGGCACAGGCTAACGGATCGGCGCTCCAGGCCAGCGGAGGAACCGGCCGCGCCGGTTGAACGGCGCGGGGGCCGCGGCTAGCCTCACAGCACCGGCGCGCCCGCCCGCCGGGGCCCGCTCCTGCCGGGGCGGTCCGGTCACCGGCGGAAGCCGGCCCCTCCGGGCGCCGGCCCGCCCGCAGCAGCGAAGGACGACGATGACCGACCCCGAGGCCCCCGCCCAGGACGCCGCCCCCGCAGACACCGCCGAGGCCAAGGCCCGCCTGCGCCGGCGGCTGCGGGCGGTCCGGGCCCGCCGGTCCCGGGCCGCGCGCGAGCACGCCGCCCGGGGCTTCGACCGGCACGTCGCAGAGCTGCTCGCGGACCGGTCCCACCTGGACCTGGCGGCCTTCCTGCCCATGCCCACGGAGCCGCCGCTGGAGCCGGCGCTGACCACGGCGCACCGCCGGGGGCACCGGGTGTGGGTGCCCGTGTGCGAGCCCGGACGGCGCCTGGCCTGGGCCCGGTGGACGCCCGGGACGGCCGTGCACGAGGGCGGGCTCGCCGCGCTGCGCGAGCCCGTCGGGACCCGCCACGGGGCGGAGGTGATGCGCTCGGTGGGACTGCTGCTCGTCCCGGCCCTGGCCGTCTCCCGGGACGGCGGGCGCCTGGGCTTCGGCGGCGGCTACTACGACCGCTTCCTGGCGGACCTGCCGCGCACGGCCCACCCCGAGCTGCGCACCGCCGTGTGCGTGTTCGCCGACGAGGTGCTGCCCGCGGGCGGGCTGCCCCTCGAGCCGCTCGACGCCCCGGTCGGGCTCGCCCTCACCGAGGACGGCACCGAGGTCCTCCGGGACGGCGCGGACGGCACCGCCGGCGGCGAGGGCCCCGCGGCGTGGACGGGTGCCCCGGCACGGTAGAATCAGCACTCGCATCCCTCGAGTGCCAGTCCGGCGCCGACCGTCCCAGGAGGATCCATGCCCGTCTACGCCTACGGCTGCAAGGACTGCGGCCACGCCTTCGACATCCGCCAGTCCTTCAGCGAGGACGCCCTGACCGAGTGCCCGCAGTGCGGCGGTGCGCTGCGCAAGAAGTTCAACACCGTGGGCGTGGTCTTCAAGGGCTCCGGCTTCTACCGCACCGACTCCCGCGACAGCGGCGCGGGGAGCTCCTCCGCCGCGCCGTCGTCCTCGGGGTCGTCCTCCGGGGCCGCGGACGGCGCCTCGTCCTCCTCGGGCTCCTCCGCCGGCTCGGCCGGGAGCACCCCCGCGCCCGCGGCCGCCGGGAGCGCCGCCTCCTCGTCCTGAGCCCCGGTCCCCGTGCGGGGAGGCGGTGCCCGCACCGAGCCCGCACGAGGACCCCGGTGCCCGGGCGTGCGGCCGCCCGGCGTCCGCGCTCCACCGCGGCCCGGGCGGCCGCCGGCTCCCCCAGGACTGCTGCCGCGCGGCGGCCGTGGGCCGGGCGGCGCTAGCGTCCGGCGCATGAGCCGCACCGCCCGTTCCCCGCGCCGCCGCTATCCGCTCTCCCTGCACCTGCGCACCGCGCTCTCCCGCCGCCGGCGCCTGGTCGCGGCGGCCCTGCTCGGCACCGCCCTGGCCCTCGCGGTGCTGCGCCTGGCCCCGCCGGACGGGCCGACCGTGCCCGTGGTGGTCGCCGTCCGCACCCTGCCCGCCGGCAGCCCCGTGACCGCGGAGGACCTGGCCGTCGCCGCCTACCCGCGCGCGCTGGCCCCGGAGGGCGCCGCGGCTGACCCGGCCGAGCTGGCCGGCCGGACGCTCGCGGGGGCGGTCGTGCCGGGGCAGCCGCTGACCGCGACCGCCGTGGTGGGACCCGGGCTCCTGGCCGGACGACCGCCGGGGGAGACCGCCGTGACCCTGCGCATCGACGACCCCGGCGCGCTGCGCCACGTGCGCGCCGGGGACCACGTCGACGTCGTGCACTCCCCCGACGCCGTGGGAGCGCACCGCGACGTCCTCGGCCGCGGGCTGCCCGTGCTCTGGGTCGCCGCCGACCCGCCGCCGGGCGACGGCGGGCTGCTGGCGGGGGACGCCGGGGCCGCCGCGGACCGGGGGCTGCTGGTGGTCGGGGCCGCCCACGAGGACGCGGTGCGCCTGGCCGGCGTCGCGGGCACCGGCCGCACGACCGCCGTGCTGGTGCCCGCGCCCGGCCCGGGCGGACCGGGCGGGACCGACGCGCTCAGTCCCAGTGC carries:
- a CDS encoding mechanosensitive ion channel family protein, with the translated sequence MLSPVPSSLPAPALPSSPLAAAVDPLWEFWLDKPLRILVVLLGAVLLSAVVRLLIRRVTGGIARGTRSRIVRRLESGRPRWVEDAGLAGARQAQRARTIGSVLSSVSTVVIWAVALLMVVSELDYDIGPVLASAGIAGVALSFGAQSLVKDYLSGIFMVAEDQLGIGDVVDLGEATGTVESVGLRVTQVRGVDGTLWHVRNGEILRVGNQSQGWARCVLDLPVPYDTDVELLSELIVHEAALLRDDPKVGEYVTEDPEVWGVEAVTGESLTVRVAVRTVPLKQWDVARALRLRLKKMLDREGLHIPLVNQTVLRQDGAGPAGPPETGQLRPVRRDGGVPGSGA
- a CDS encoding antibiotic biosynthesis monooxygenase family protein, encoding MSIVKINAITVPADSGDELGRRFAARGDSMAGVPGFEGFELLRPSDGRTQWLVLTRWADEESFAAWTSSQHFARSHGGGSAEEDGGRPRPVGTASELWSYTVALSR
- a CDS encoding LysR family transcriptional regulator substrate-binding protein, yielding MRTAVPGASAGEDGASGAPAPADLAVAFVPGVMPGKWFFRWRDRNPGRTLEELPLETEDWAAELASGRAHACFVRLPAHPRPGVDDLAALRREHRAVELYAEQQVVVLPREHELTLLDEVPVAELVGEVLLQDPASLPERQRLRPPGAADPPLPAVERVRDAIELVAAGLGLVVVPMSVARLHHRKDLEHRVVPDAATVTVALVWPQDLPDEREELVQDFVGVVRGRGRNSSRGARTDPARDSGAERGRAASSSARGRSGGAKDGRGAGRASARGPRPGGGRGRRSGQGRGSGRR
- a CDS encoding CYTH and CHAD domain-containing protein, whose amino-acid sequence is MTATTHREIERKYELPEGAGTRVDWGLLEELGVAAEPVEHRMEAVYYDTEDMVLGRRLVALRRRRGGADDGWHVKHHEPSGRHELQVPLLRSPERMPATVRGLLAGLTGGRPLVPIATLRTVRRVLVLRGPDGTDLAEVAADDVEAVDERTGTVRTWAEWEVELLDGTLPEQRQEEVFAAVETVLRAAGGRPSASRAKIARALGAEDPEDGTAGDDDGAAVAAVAADGGDRPQPGGGTKDKGTKDKNTKGKGKGKGKGKKSEKSRGGSKRSGRPESNGTTEDGKDSGTEDSSKQAGGKEKPGAERDRTGAAFAGTARANGAGPGTGEELLRTLLGELAERLVLWDFKARLDVPDAVHQMRIGSRYLRSLLRAATPLLEGTAGDELALRLRELARALSAARDAEVTAELLPARAAELSGGVPAAGVASLRRTAQEQAEKATAGVRRRLGGREHLQLLADVQAFAAAPPVTDEARALPARVAADRMLERSLHRVERIARRALEEEAAGAAGQGAGPDAGEAAGAPSAGQDSGRSTGAGPAVGTDAGADAELRWHLGHLHSVRKAVKRVRYVEAALRDAGVRPHKAVRRAAADAHEYQDALGRIMDAVVLEQWLARTARSLRTARQDRYAVGLLHGAELVRLRTGADGGRELLEVLLAQLEEDLG
- a CDS encoding GNAT family N-acetyltransferase, with product MAEAFRWPVTVSWGDLRLRPLGRGDRREWDAVRSRNREWLDPWEATNPVPGGGSPGFAQFVRTLDQQARQATALPFVITERAPGTDRFDLIGQLTVSGISWGSFLSATLGYWVDQEQAGRGVAPMAVAMATDYCFQGLGLHRMEINIRPENTKSLRVVEKLGFRDEGLRKDFLHIGGRWTDHRSFALTAPEVPEGLVRRFTGSDRPAVWR
- the galU gene encoding UTP--glucose-1-phosphate uridylyltransferase GalU, with protein sequence MSGNPNPRTVRKAVIPAAGLGTRFLPATKAMPKEMLPVVDRPAIQYVVQEAVDAGLDDVLMITGRSKRALEDHFDRVPVLERQLAESGKEKLLKEVEHASELGEIHYLRQADPKGLGHAVLRAKIHVGDEPFAVLLGDDLIDAREDLLREMIAVQERTGGSVVALMEVPRDQVSSYGCAAVVPVEGEEYVRIEGLVEKPSPEEAPSNLAIIGRYVLHPGVFEVLENTPPGRGGEIQLTDALQTLATREGEGGGVYGVVFKGRRYDTGDKLSYLKANIILATERDDLGPELSEWLKEYARSLPAG
- a CDS encoding 5-formyltetrahydrofolate cyclo-ligase, which codes for MTDPEAPAQDAAPADTAEAKARLRRRLRAVRARRSRAAREHAARGFDRHVAELLADRSHLDLAAFLPMPTEPPLEPALTTAHRRGHRVWVPVCEPGRRLAWARWTPGTAVHEGGLAALREPVGTRHGAEVMRSVGLLLVPALAVSRDGGRLGFGGGYYDRFLADLPRTAHPELRTAVCVFADEVLPAGGLPLEPLDAPVGLALTEDGTEVLRDGADGTAGGEGPAAWTGAPAR
- a CDS encoding FmdB family zinc ribbon protein, with the translated sequence MPVYAYGCKDCGHAFDIRQSFSEDALTECPQCGGALRKKFNTVGVVFKGSGFYRTDSRDSGAGSSSAAPSSSGSSSGAADGASSSSGSSAGSAGSTPAPAAAGSAASSS
- the cpaB gene encoding Flp pilus assembly protein CpaB, with the protein product MSRTARSPRRRYPLSLHLRTALSRRRRLVAAALLGTALALAVLRLAPPDGPTVPVVVAVRTLPAGSPVTAEDLAVAAYPRALAPEGAAADPAELAGRTLAGAVVPGQPLTATAVVGPGLLAGRPPGETAVTLRIDDPGALRHVRAGDHVDVVHSPDAVGAHRDVLGRGLPVLWVAADPPPGDGGLLAGDAGAAADRGLLVVGAAHEDAVRLAGVAGTGRTTAVLVPAPGPGGPGGTDALSPSAGAAGP